The segment ATCATGACACTGTCTTCTGGCACAGAATGATCTGACGATTCTGTTCCTCTTTGAAGTTGGACCAATGTGTTCGCACAGAGCTCCACCGCTGACTATAATCAcaaaatctgtgaaaaaaaaaagagataaatatTAATTTACAATGGATTTTACCTCAAAGTTTACATCTTTAATCTTAATTAGAACTACTTAGACACAACTGCATTAACAtgattgaaaatgtaaacaaggcAGGAGGCTTGTTACCTCTGGATGTGTCTCGATTAAGTGAGGGGTGGGACTGTGGCTGATGGGGCGGGTTTTCTTTGACTCTGAGACATCGAGGGACATGAGTCCCGCCTCTTCCCCACCGGCCCCTCTGtggctcttcctcttccttttggACTCCTTGCTTCGTCCACGgctgtttcctctctgctcctgaATCTCAATCTGAAGGGCAAGAAATGAGATGAACATTAGGACAACAGTACCTCCTTGACCTCCATCAAGGTaccaacaaaaagaaaaaaggtatGGGCAACACTGGCCCAGACTTTTGTAGCAGCTGTACATGGAGTAAAACTGATATAGCAATCATGCTGATCGTGTTATGGCAAAAACAGTCAAGTTTTTGGTACTACTGCCACTAAATAACACTGACAGGCCAATACCCACTTTGTAATGACAGGCTAGTTGTGGACAAATTAAACTGGAATGTGTCAAAGTGTCCAACAGTCAAGCCTCGTTATTAGTTTGTCTCTGACCTGAATGAGTATGCGCAGTGTCTCTCTGGGTGGGACAGAGGCAGCTTGCAGGACTCTGTGGATGGTGTGTGTCTGGTCCAGAGAAACCTCTAGTAGATCTCCTTCCAGCTGAAGCTCCTCCAAGCGGACCCTGGTGGCTGGGGACAGCTCCACTACCTGGCCTTGAAGTAATGGCAGCAAGGGCAGCAGAGAACCCACACCttgggaaaaaagagaaagagggagagaggagggtcAGGTGTCTGAAGAACGTCCATTACATGACAGCCTACTCTCATTTTAAATAAGCACACTCAACTTACCTGTAACATTTGACTTCTTGCTGATGCCATTTTCACATTCAGCCTGTGGGGGAAAAAGCAGCATATGAAACATGAATAAATCGTCTGAGATGCATTAAATAGTAAGCAAGAAGTGAAACAGATCCTTTACCGGAGTGCCATTCATCTCCTTGGTGCTCTTCTTAGGCGAGTTGTCTTTTGTCAGATCAATGACTCCTTCGTCTCCTTCCACATCTTCAGAATCTGACAAAACAATTACAGAGTTCCCTTTCGCCTCCTGTTCCatgtcttcctccttctctgcctcccAGTGGAGACTCTCTTTGAGTTCCTGCAGCTTCTTAAGTGCCTTCTGTAGCTCTGGTGTCTCAAGCGCCTCCTTGGCACGACCCTGCCAGGTGATggctctctctgtcagacactGCAGTGCCTCTCCTTCAGGCAGACGCACTGGAAGCCTCTGCAGAGCCACCAGTAATGCCAGGATGGTCTCTAAGCGAGGCCGCCGCGACCGCTGGCATCGCGGGCATAAGAAGCGTGAGTCCCAGTCCCACCAGCAGAGGGGGTTAACTGTTTGTCCAGAGGAGGGTAGCAAAGAGGGGAAAGGAACACATCCACCATGGAACCAGTCTTTACACAAATGGCAGCGGAGCTGAGGGCCACGAGGctgcccaccacacacacacactgactgaggAGGGGTTGCACTGGTGTGGTTACTGTTACCGTTCTCCTTTAGAGAGTTCTGTGAATGGCTGGATGTGTCCAGCTCCATGCTGTCGTCCCACTTCCCGTTCTCCTTGTCCTCCCTGCAAGTTGTGGTATCAAGTCCAGCTTTACACATGTTTAACTTCTGTATCCTCAGTAGTGCTTCCTTCTCCTGGTGCTCCCCTTCTTTGAATGCCATCACCTGTAGTAAAGGTGCACAAATTAGACTCTCAACATACAGCCAAGTGTTAAAGTGTAACATCTATGGAGGtacatcatttttctttttcattttcttaaatttgAATGCAAATAGATAATCATGAGACCAACAAGTAGACATCAACTTGCTCAGTCAACTCACAATAGCGCCAGGGTCCCTCAGGTCCTGGGCAGACAGGCCCAGTGTGTTTGTATCAGAGTCATCTAATGGATCATCTAACGGCTCAGTGTCATCTTTGCTCTCCTTCCGTTTTGCACATGGACATAACACCTGCAAGATAATGCTGGAGTTTAAGACTGCTGCCAAAACAATGTTGCCAAAATTTCCACTCCCTTACAGTATATGCAATTGCCTGGACAGACattcaattgtttttttgtttgttttttttttacattttagactCTCCTTGCCCCCTGCACCTGCCCTTGCCACCTAGacctcttgtctctctccagctgctcaCCTCTAGCAGACTGTGTTGGCTGCTCTTCTTCAGAAAAGTCTTGCTGGCCTTGTCCCTCCAGGAGTGGGCGCTGGCCACCTGCAGTTCAAGCTGTCGTAGCTCCTCCATGCAGACTGGCAGGTCCCTTCCAATGGCCACCAAGCCCTCAAGGTCATCCAGACATGGGTAGTGTTCCCCGTTCTACAACAAAACAGAGAGTTgatattatttttacatgtgCTTCAGTTTTACTGCATCTAAGGTACAGGCGTGCAAATTGATAATAGGCGTGATCACAACCCATAAAGGAGGGCTCAGGGGCATCCTCCCCTGAAAGAAATTTTTAGTGATTTTAGCGCAGTGATATTCTGTACAAGGGCCACCACTAATGATTATCTAACGATTATTTCTTCGATtagtctgtgattttttttttattactcgATTAATATAACAATTAATTTaccccaaaataaaaatcaaacacttcccattaatattccaacattttattCAATCATCTcctaaaaaagaaacaaatgtatgatattaataatgacaataagaGACCCTATTGTATGCATAATCAGAAAAATACAGACTGTAACAACAGTCTGCAATTTTAGTTTAAGCCATTTTTGATCACACATGGCCGttacaataagaaaaaaatgtaaaacagccAAATGACAATGTTATAGGATGCATAACGTAATGCTGCACTACTGTAACAGCAGCGGTGAAGAAAGTACTTTAACATGGTTTTGATGAAGAAACATTTAGACAATCAATTATAAGTGACTACTATTAACAGGGCCTAGTTCCATGTGTTGATAATCCTAATATATCATGTGAGCGGGTAAAAATATACAGGGGGGTGCTGTTGTCTTTGCCTTCGTGtatgacatttaaatgtatgttttgttgctttttaggATTACTCTTCTTGTTTTCATACTGTCATAGTTTATTTCATTGTACAGAGGTAGCACTTCGCAAATGCTACTTTGcgtcgtttttattttttaatacaacCGCTAGGCTGACAATTTTGAAATCAAATTTATGATTTAAAGGCCCCAAAGTACATGCACAGTGCTCCATTGGAATCTATGGTAAACAGCAGCAGTATGCTAATTCATTGTAACCTTCTATCTGAGTGTTGGGCAGCTTCAAAATCTACTTCAAAGCATCCATATTACACACACTGTTAATAACACATTCGAGTTTAGAGTTGAGAGCCTAttaagtgtgtgttgttgcacCAGGTAAAGCAAAACAGAGAGATTTAGATCCATTCTATACATACATGCTACCTGTGCACTGGGAATAAAATGCCTCATTCATACTGTCACATAGATATCATGACAAAATAAGTGCCTGACAGTAAAAGTTAGACCTCACCCAACCCTCATAAGAAAAATTCTTCAGATGTACATGATTCATATAGATGGCATATTTGTAATTTCAATGATGAATTTTGCCAGAGGGTATTGAGTTTGCAGGTACAGGTACTACATGTTCTACAAAAGGAGACTACAAATAAAGAATCATGGCATTACATGAGGTGAACAAAAAAGTGTGGTGACTTAAAACTAAACTAATTTCAAATACTACATCATGATCGGATGCCTCCGCCAACCAGTCACTGTTTAATACAACAGTGACCATGATGTGACTTGGGTTGCTGATCTATGGACAAAACTCATCCAACACCCGCCAGCTCATCACCTTTCCAGTATTTCAGACCTGGCTCCTCACCCATTCATTGTGTTTGCAAGATAATTTTCTCAGCTACAGTGGCAAGCAAACCTCTCCAGACAGGTGTGTGAAAACTATTCCTTTTGTTCTTGTCTACATTGTTATTCAATTGTTATTCAAGCTTCCCTCAGctttgttgttcttgttctgaTGTCCATTAGTGTGTAACttcactgagagaaaaaaacagatgcttCACACACATCTTCAACCCAGCAGCACAAAAAATTTATACAATCACCACAGTATGAAGGTGGGCACCCAAGATTCGTGTCACCAGTTCAGTACCTGGCCAAATGTGAAATATGGTCCTGAGCTGTGGTATTGACCGTTGaccttttggatataaaatcattttatttgatcCTAAtagacatttgtgtgaaactttgtcAGTTAGCATGGAAATTCTTGAGTTATGACCAAAAACATGttagtgaccttgacctttgacaaGTTCATCTTTAGTGGGTGTCAGTGCCAAATCTGAAGAATTTTCCTTTCCATTTATGAGAAAGTTACTGACGGACAGACCAATTAACCAAACTCACAATACTTCAGACCACAGCAGTCACCAGCGCGGAGTCATAAAGTGAATGCAAAAGCCAGGTACTGACACACAGGCAGTGAGACTGTGGTGACTGTAAGAATGTTTCTTTTACCTGGATTTCCTCCAGGTCTGTTACCCAAGCCCTTGCTCGGCTGAGACAGCCCTGCAGAGCCAGGATGTTGGGCAGCTTGACCGGGATAAGCTGGGCTTCATTAACTATGGCCTCCAGGGTAGAGAGAGGGTGCTTTTGCCTGCAAGAACAAAACCATCACAAGACATGGGTGCCATCAGAACAGGACAGACTGGTTTTGAAATAACTGGACCCCATGGAGCAGGTGTAGTAGAGAAAAACTCTACAACTGTAAAAATTCTAGTTCAACTTGTCTGACTCACCGTTGCTCAAGGCAGATCTGTGCCTTCTCCTCCCAGCGCTCTGCGATTGTGAGCAGCTCCTGAAGTTCTGCCATGGCTGTCTCCACTGATACACTCTGGGGCACGTTGCAGCCTGCTTCCATCAGGTTCCGCAGCACAGCCAAGGtcacctctcttctctctccttcttctgcGCCCAGGGTGCGTCTCACCTCACCTAGCCAATGACCCTGCTCCTGCAGGCCCCGGAGCAAATCACACTCTGGTACCTCCACAGGCAGACTGGCCCCCTGGTCCAACAGGGCCTGCAACTGCTCGGCTGGTGGAGAGTCCCTCCTCCAGTCCCGGTCACTGACTAGAGCTTGAGCTTTTCCCTGGAAATCCTCTATTGTCTGCAAAACCGCCtagaagacagacagagtgagaactAAACTGTGAGTGAATCAAACAGAGAAACTAaactttttatcattattttgtatCAATTATGGTTTATTATAATGATGATATGAAATTAAAGGTTGGATCACTTAACATTAGAATTCTAAATTTACTTTCAAGGGACAagatatgacaaaaaaagatgTGGTCTCTTCAATGTGACGACATGAGTTCTAGTTCTTCTCACCTGCACTTCCTCCAACTGACCCATCACACACGGCAGGTTCTGCATTGTGTCTACTAAGGACTTCAGCTCCGCAAAGGTCATCTTACTTCCACTGAAATACAGTAGCATATACAGGTACATATATGTAAACAGATatatacaaaaacacagtcaaagTGTTGAAAGTTATGTTTGTGTGCCATCTGACCTGGATGACGAGTTACTGAGGAGTTCCGTGCTTGTCTGTTGGCAGTGCTGTACATCTTTAATAACAGTGTTCAGTTTCTGAAGGAGTTCATTGTCTGGAAACTTCTTCTCTGCTGCTTCCTTTTTCAGCATCTCCAGGTCATCAATTCCTGCAATTCAACGGCCATAGTCTCACCATGCTCTATAACATAACCCTTGGGAACTAAAACCCTTTTAAATCTAAAATCTGAAATTTCAAGCATAAAGGGTCCATCAGTGTTGAATTCCTACCTATCTTGTTTCCTTCCTCCTGTTCAAGTGCCTCTTTCACTCTATTGGCCCAGGAATCAAAGGACTCTGACCGAACCTTTAATCGGTGTAACATGGCCAACAACTCATCCAGGGTGTATCTGTACCTGCAGGGTGGAGGGAGTGAGGATAATGGTGGAGAGATTAGAGGAGCCAGCACagaacaagtgagagagaaacgCGTACTTTCTGTTGAGAGCCTGTTGCTATTGTGTACATTATGGTCATGTACCTGAGGTAGAGTTTGTCTGTGGGGCAGTTGCAGAGGTCCTGAGTGTGATAGAGACAGACCAGACGCTCAGGACAGTTTGAGCAGgccagagcagagaggaagcaggTGGTCTTGCATTTATCACACTGTCTCTCATCATCAGGCAACAGCTCAAAcgcctccctctctgcttcagTAATACCCTGGAGATACAACACACACGATTTTTAGACAATCAGGACAgtgtc is part of the Myripristis murdjan chromosome 7, fMyrMur1.1, whole genome shotgun sequence genome and harbors:
- the kdm5c gene encoding lysine-specific demethylase 5C isoform X2, with product MEGEEFVPPPECPVFEPSWEEFQDPLGYIAKIRPIAEKSGICKIRPPSDWQPPFSVELDSFRFTPRIQRLNELEAETRVKLNYLDRIAKFWEIQGSSLKIPNIERRILDLFSLSKIVTEEGGFEMVCKERRWARVAQRLGYPAGKNIGSLLRSHYERIVYPFEMFQSGASLPHCKPKHYDGEDVDKEYKPHSIPLRQSVQPSKMSSYGRRANRCQPDGPEDLAPHPLTTGSQLISAPEPTEEDIEKNPELKKLQIYGAGPKMMGLGLVARDKGIRKKELPQTVTVRDSVSSAAATAASDASVTEEPLEAQEKQIDGSTPGPPVLPSSTSVKTEVKKEESVEEGEKDIDQGQDDVDGPCTKMTMRLRRNLNNPQFADSFVCRMCGRGDDDEKLLLCDGCDDNYHTFCLLPPLTDPPKGNWRCPKCVAEECKKPSEAFGFEQATREYTLQSFGEMADAFKADYFNMPVHMVPTELVEREFWRLVSSIEEDVTVEYGADIHSKEFGSGFPMNNGKRHLTKEEEEYARCGWNLNVMPVLEQSVLCHINADISGMKVPWLYVGMVFSAFCWHIEDHWSYSINYLHWGEPKTWYGVPSVAAERLEEVMKKLTPELFEFQPDLLHQLVTIMNPNILMAHGVPVVRTNQCAGEFVITFPRAYHSGFNQGYNFAEAVNFCTADWLPAGRSCIEHYRRLRRYCVFSHEELTCKMAACPERLDLNLAAATHREMFIIVQEERKLRKGLMERGITEAEREAFELLPDDERQCDKCKTTCFLSALACSNCPERLVCLYHTQDLCNCPTDKLYLRYRYTLDELLAMLHRLKVRSESFDSWANRVKEALEQEEGNKIGIDDLEMLKKEAAEKKFPDNELLQKLNTVIKDVQHCQQTSTELLSNSSSSGSKMTFAELKSLVDTMQNLPCVMGQLEEVQAVLQTIEDFQGKAQALVSDRDWRRDSPPAEQLQALLDQGASLPVEVPECDLLRGLQEQGHWLGEVRRTLGAEEGERREVTLAVLRNLMEAGCNVPQSVSVETAMAELQELLTIAERWEEKAQICLEQRQKHPLSTLEAIVNEAQLIPVKLPNILALQGCLSRARAWVTDLEEIQNGEHYPCLDDLEGLVAIGRDLPVCMEELRQLELQVASAHSWRDKASKTFLKKSSQHSLLEVLCPCAKRKESKDDTEPLDDPLDDSDTNTLGLSAQDLRDPGAIVMAFKEGEHQEKEALLRIQKLNMCKAGLDTTTCREDKENGKWDDSMELDTSSHSQNSLKENGNSNHTSATPPQSVCVCGGQPRGPQLRCHLCKDWFHGGCVPFPSLLPSSGQTVNPLCWWDWDSRFLCPRCQRSRRPRLETILALLVALQRLPVRLPEGEALQCLTERAITWQGRAKEALETPELQKALKKLQELKESLHWEAEKEEDMEQEAKGNSVIVLSDSEDVEGDEGVIDLTKDNSPKKSTKEMNGTPAECENGISKKSNVTGVGSLLPLLPLLQGQVVELSPATRVRLEELQLEGDLLEVSLDQTHTIHRVLQAASVPPRETLRILIQIEIQEQRGNSRGRSKESKRKRKSHRGAGGEEAGLMSLDVSESKKTRPISHSPTPHLIETHPEIL
- the kdm5c gene encoding lysine-specific demethylase 5C isoform X3, which gives rise to MEGEEFVPPPECPVFEPSWEEFQDPLGYIAKIRPIAEKSGICKIRPPSDWQPPFSVELDSFRFTPRIQRLNELEAETRVKLNYLDRIAKFWEIQGSSLKIPNIERRILDLFSLSKIVTEEGGFEMVCKERRWARVAQRLGYPAGKNIGSLLRSHYERIVYPFEMFQSGASLPHCKPKHYDGEDVDKEYKPHSIPLRQSVQPSKMSSYGRRANRCQPDPEPTEEDIEKNPELKKLQIYGAGPKMMGLGLVARDKGIRKKEELPQTVTVRDSVSSAAATAASDASVTEEPLEAQEKQIDGSTPGPPVLPSSTSVKTEVKKEESVEEGEKDIDQGQDDVDGPCTKMTMRLRRNLNNPQFADSFVCRMCGRGDDDEKLLLCDGCDDNYHTFCLLPPLTDPPKGNWRCPKCVAEECKKPSEAFGFEQATREYTLQSFGEMADAFKADYFNMPVHMVPTELVEREFWRLVSSIEEDVTVEYGADIHSKEFGSGFPMNNGKRHLTKEEEEYARCGWNLNVMPVLEQSVLCHINADISGMKVPWLYVGMVFSAFCWHIEDHWSYSINYLHWGEPKTWYGVPSVAAERLEEVMKKLTPELFEFQPDLLHQLVTIMNPNILMAHGVPVVRTNQCAGEFVITFPRAYHSGFNQGYNFAEAVNFCTADWLPAGRSCIEHYRRLRRYCVFSHEELTCKMAACPERLDLNLAAATHREMFIIVQEERKLRKGLMERGITEAEREAFELLPDDERQCDKCKTTCFLSALACSNCPERLVCLYHTQDLCNCPTDKLYLRYRYTLDELLAMLHRLKVRSESFDSWANRVKEALEQEEGNKIGIDDLEMLKKEAAEKKFPDNELLQKLNTVIKDVQHCQQTSTELLSNSSSSGSKMTFAELKSLVDTMQNLPCVMGQLEEVQAVLQTIEDFQGKAQALVSDRDWRRDSPPAEQLQALLDQGASLPVEVPECDLLRGLQEQGHWLGEVRRTLGAEEGERREVTLAVLRNLMEAGCNVPQSVSVETAMAELQELLTIAERWEEKAQICLEQRQKHPLSTLEAIVNEAQLIPVKLPNILALQGCLSRARAWVTDLEEIQNGEHYPCLDDLEGLVAIGRDLPVCMEELRQLELQVASAHSWRDKASKTFLKKSSQHSLLEVLCPCAKRKESKDDTEPLDDPLDDSDTNTLGLSAQDLRDPGAIVMAFKEGEHQEKEALLRIQKLNMCKAGLDTTTCREDKENGKWDDSMELDTSSHSQNSLKENGNSNHTSATPPQSVCVCGGQPRGPQLRCHLCKDWFHGGCVPFPSLLPSSGQTVNPLCWWDWDSRFLCPRCQRSRRPRLETILALLVALQRLPVRLPEGEALQCLTERAITWQGRAKEALETPELQKALKKLQELKESLHWEAEKEEDMEQEAKGNSVIVLSDSEDVEGDEGVIDLTKDNSPKKSTKEMNGTPAECENGISKKSNVTGVGSLLPLLPLLQGQVVELSPATRVRLEELQLEGDLLEVSLDQTHTIHRVLQAASVPPRETLRILIQIEIQEQRGNSRGRSKESKRKRKSHRGAGGEEAGLMSLDVSESKKTRPISHSPTPHLIETHPEIL
- the kdm5c gene encoding lysine-specific demethylase 5C isoform X1 — protein: MEGEEFVPPPECPVFEPSWEEFQDPLGYIAKIRPIAEKSGICKIRPPSDWQPPFSVELDSFRFTPRIQRLNELEAETRVKLNYLDRIAKFWEIQGSSLKIPNIERRILDLFSLSKIVTEEGGFEMVCKERRWARVAQRLGYPAGKNIGSLLRSHYERIVYPFEMFQSGASLPHCKPKHYDGEDVDKEYKPHSIPLRQSVQPSKMSSYGRRANRCQPDGPEDLAPHPLTTGSQLISAPEPTEEDIEKNPELKKLQIYGAGPKMMGLGLVARDKGIRKKEELPQTVTVRDSVSSAAATAASDASVTEEPLEAQEKQIDGSTPGPPVLPSSTSVKTEVKKEESVEEGEKDIDQGQDDVDGPCTKMTMRLRRNLNNPQFADSFVCRMCGRGDDDEKLLLCDGCDDNYHTFCLLPPLTDPPKGNWRCPKCVAEECKKPSEAFGFEQATREYTLQSFGEMADAFKADYFNMPVHMVPTELVEREFWRLVSSIEEDVTVEYGADIHSKEFGSGFPMNNGKRHLTKEEEEYARCGWNLNVMPVLEQSVLCHINADISGMKVPWLYVGMVFSAFCWHIEDHWSYSINYLHWGEPKTWYGVPSVAAERLEEVMKKLTPELFEFQPDLLHQLVTIMNPNILMAHGVPVVRTNQCAGEFVITFPRAYHSGFNQGYNFAEAVNFCTADWLPAGRSCIEHYRRLRRYCVFSHEELTCKMAACPERLDLNLAAATHREMFIIVQEERKLRKGLMERGITEAEREAFELLPDDERQCDKCKTTCFLSALACSNCPERLVCLYHTQDLCNCPTDKLYLRYRYTLDELLAMLHRLKVRSESFDSWANRVKEALEQEEGNKIGIDDLEMLKKEAAEKKFPDNELLQKLNTVIKDVQHCQQTSTELLSNSSSSGSKMTFAELKSLVDTMQNLPCVMGQLEEVQAVLQTIEDFQGKAQALVSDRDWRRDSPPAEQLQALLDQGASLPVEVPECDLLRGLQEQGHWLGEVRRTLGAEEGERREVTLAVLRNLMEAGCNVPQSVSVETAMAELQELLTIAERWEEKAQICLEQRQKHPLSTLEAIVNEAQLIPVKLPNILALQGCLSRARAWVTDLEEIQNGEHYPCLDDLEGLVAIGRDLPVCMEELRQLELQVASAHSWRDKASKTFLKKSSQHSLLEVLCPCAKRKESKDDTEPLDDPLDDSDTNTLGLSAQDLRDPGAIVMAFKEGEHQEKEALLRIQKLNMCKAGLDTTTCREDKENGKWDDSMELDTSSHSQNSLKENGNSNHTSATPPQSVCVCGGQPRGPQLRCHLCKDWFHGGCVPFPSLLPSSGQTVNPLCWWDWDSRFLCPRCQRSRRPRLETILALLVALQRLPVRLPEGEALQCLTERAITWQGRAKEALETPELQKALKKLQELKESLHWEAEKEEDMEQEAKGNSVIVLSDSEDVEGDEGVIDLTKDNSPKKSTKEMNGTPAECENGISKKSNVTGVGSLLPLLPLLQGQVVELSPATRVRLEELQLEGDLLEVSLDQTHTIHRVLQAASVPPRETLRILIQIEIQEQRGNSRGRSKESKRKRKSHRGAGGEEAGLMSLDVSESKKTRPISHSPTPHLIETHPEIL